In a genomic window of Erigeron canadensis isolate Cc75 chromosome 5, C_canadensis_v1, whole genome shotgun sequence:
- the LOC122599973 gene encoding cyclic nucleotide-gated ion channel 1-like isoform X1: protein MKFKHERYVRFKEDTILSGEQYSDSSSSYYDRPPRNGYGRIVQLPSLILSGFKHRGFKSSSNHHHGSPKEASANKKKMMTLDPQGSFLQKWNKVFVIISIIAVSLDPLFFYIPVINSDENCLGLDNHMKIISCVLRTVIDLLYLLHIIFEFRTGFIAPSSRVFGRGELIDDSFAIARRYLCSYFMVDILSILPLPQVTILIIIPTRKGPISLVTKDLLKFVIFSQYIPRFIRIIPLYTEVTRTSGIFTETPWAGAALNLFIYMLGSHIIGSFWYLFSIDREDDCWRAACKANDACDVNYLYCGEDRKGTGDYSFLSTSCPRLQPDQIQNPSDFDFGIFLDAFESHVVETKDFPKKFLYCFWWGLRNLSSLGQNLKTSKYVWEMLFAISISILGLVLFSFLIGNMQKYLQSMTVRVEEMRVKRRDAELWMSHRLLPDDLRERVRRYEQYKWQENRGVDEESLIRNLPKDLRRDIKRHLCLSLLMRVPMFEIMDERLLDAMSDCLKPVLYTENSYIVREGDPVDEMLFVMRGELLTMTTNGGRTGFFNSIFLKAGDFCGDELLTWALDPNLSTSLPISTRTVRPVTDVEAFALKADDLKFVASQFRRLHSKRLQHTFRYYSQQWRTWGACFIQVAWRRHCRRKQEKALWEEEKRLQDALAEGAETSSPSLGAAIYASRFAVNILHNLRRNRSHTSKLLLPVIPSLLPQKPVDPDFSNEVIE from the exons ATGAAGTTCAAGCATGAAAGATATGTAAG GTTTAAGGAGGATACAATTCTTAGCGGGGAGCAATATTCTGATAGTAGTAGCAGTTATTATGATCGCCCGCCAAGAAATGGTTATGGACGAATCGTCCAACTGCCATCTTTAATATTAAGCGGATTTAAGCACCGTGGCTTCAAGAGTAGTAGTAACCATCACCATGGGTCGCCTAAAGAAGCATCTGcaaataagaaaaagatgatgACCCTAGACCCACAGGGCTCTTTTCTTCAAAAGTGGAACAAAGTATTTGTCATCATTAGCATCATTGCTGTCTCCTTAGACCCGCTGTTCTTTTACATTCCTGTTATTAACAGCGACGAAAACTGCCTCGGTTTAGACAACCATATGAAGATTATCTCCTGTGTTCTTCGAACTGTGATTGATCTCCTTTACCTTCTCCACATAATCTTCGAGTTCCGCACTGGGTTTATCGCTCCTTCTTCTAGAGTGTTTGGAAGGGGTGAACTGATCGACGACTCTTTTGCTATTGCAAGGCGATACTTGTGCTCTTACTTCATGGTGGACATATTGTCAATCCTTCCCCTTCCCCAGGTGACCATTTTGATCATCATACCAACCAGAAAGGGACCGATTTCATTGGTCACTAAGGATTTGCTCAAGTTTGTCATCTTTTCTCAGTATATCCCACGATTTATTCGGATCATTCCGCTATATACAGAAGTGACTAGGACTTCTGGCATATTTACTGAGACCCCCTGGGCGGGAGCTGCTCTCAATCTCTTTATCTATATGCTAGGCAGTCAT ATAATCGGATCCTTCTGGTATTTATTCTCAATAGACAGGGAAGATGACTGCTGGCGTGCTGCATGCAAGGCTAATGACGCCTGTGATGTCAATTATCTATACTGTGGAGAGGACCGTAAGGGTACTGGAGACTATTCATTTCTAAGTACATCTTGCCCCCGTCTTCAACCAGATCAAATACAAAATCCATCAGATTTTGACTTTGGCATATTTCTTGATGCTTTCGAGTCTCACGTGGTGGAAACCAAAGATTTCCCAAAAAAGTTCTTGTACTGCTTTTGGTGGGGTTTAAGAAATTTAAG CTCACTTGGTCAGAACCTCAAGACAAGTAAGTACGTGTGGGAGATGCTATTCGCCATCTCCATCTCCATTCTGGGATTGGTCTTGTTTTCATTTCTGATTGGCAACATGCAG AAATATCTTCAATCTATGACTGTAAGGGTAGAAGAAATGAGGGTAAAACGGAGGGATGCAGAGCTGTGGATGTCTCATCGCTTGCTACCTGATGATCTAAGGGAGCGTGTGAGGCGCTATGAACAATACAAATGGCAAGAAAACCGGGGAGTCGATGAAGAATCTCTCATTCGCAACCTGCCCAAAGACTTGAGAAGGGACATAAAGCGTCATCTTTGCTTGTCTCTACTTATGAGA GTGCCGATGTTTGAAATTATGGATGAGCGGTTGTTGGATGCAATGAGCGACTGCCTGAAGCCAGTTCTTTACACAGAGAATAGCTACATAGTCCGAGAGGGGGATCCGGTAGATGAGATGCTATTTGTCATGCGTGGAGAGTTGCTAACCATGACCACCAACGGTGGAAGAACAGGATTCTTTAACTCTATCTTTCTTAAAGCAGGTGACTTCTGCGGAGATGAACTTCTCACATGGGCATTGGATCCAAACTTGTCTACAAGTCTACCCATCTCAACCAGAACGGTGAGACCAGTGACAGATGTAGAAGCTTTTGCTTTAAAGGCTGATGACCTCAAGTTTGTCGCCTCTCAGTTTAGACGTCTACACAGCAAGCGCCTCCAGCATACTTTTAG GTACTACTCACAGCAATGGAGGACATGGGGAGCTTGTTTTATACAGGTGGCATGGCGCAGACACTGTAGAAGGAAGCAAGAGAAGGCCTTGTGGGAGGAAGAAAAGAGACTACAGGATGCATTAGCAGAGGGTGCTGAAACCTCATCCCCAAGTCTTGGTGCAGCAATCTATGCATCCAGGTTTGCTGTCAATATATTACACAACTTGAGGAGGAATCGCTCACATACTTCAAAACTATTGTTGCCTGTAATACCATCCTTGCTGCCACAGAAACCAGTGGATCCCGATTTTAGTAATGAGGTCATTGAATAA
- the LOC122601922 gene encoding uncharacterized protein LOC122601922 produces the protein MKKKNRQVGGAAEDGGSNGRRRRRASNKIHGSGGRRIWTVVVCCAAVVMCLGLLVYKHRHSSPPPRGSNNKILNSSWNWNDGRRRRDTITYQQILNEHDKVASSNHHQRREFPNPVLAYVTPWNSKGYEAAKDFHSKLTHISPVWYHLQSQGPDYVLHGKHNVDPQWISDLRSFNPTHPLILPRIVLEAIPMDMLNNNKQRAKVIDLIIAECKEMDFDGIVLESWSRWAAYGVLHDPHMRNMALLFIKKLGQAMHAVFVKEYNLQLVYVIGPPRSDRLQKYDFGPEDLQSLSDFVDGYSLMTYDFSNPQKPGPNAPLEWVHSTMQLLLGTQTDGSKKLAQKIFLGINFYGNDFVLQGGIGGGPILGRDYLSLLEKHKPQLQWEKKSAEHFFLYSDKNQHVKHVVFYPSLLSIAMRLDEARSWGAGISIWEIGQGLDYFFDLLRAASFIVSLYVMSGLCINGEYIEVIVADILDFEPLYIHLDIPYTSQESTLVKTSNVYCAKYYHHPMEALNAAAGGLVVLKPIFCVAKAEPRKQLLKIPKPNQFHGKSSSLVLLSSSSSFCCSVFSSAFARALTYEEALNQSTTTSDSPPDFDVSGVVDSLISFGVENPVVVAAGAALLALPIILSQVFGGSSSSKSWGVQTARVAYDKLGDDVSAQLLDIRPTSEIRAVGGPDIRGLNKKPVTVAYNGDDKQGFLKKLAFKFKQPEDTTLFILDKFDGSSELVAELVTVNGFKAAFAIKDGAEGPRGWMNSGLPWILPKKSLAFDFGSLTDAIDGVFGEGSEAVSIILGIAAATGLSLLAFTEVETILEVLGSAALVQLVSKKLLFAEDRKKTLQEFNDFVTSKIGPKELLDDIKDIGKALLPPVTSKVLPAPATTSKEAVVESTNSDPPEVKIEAATPLVPPAQVNAVPKVDVKEEELPKPTRSLSPYPYYPDLKPPTSPTPSRP, from the exons atgaagaaaaagaatagACAAGTAGGTGGCGCAGCGGAGGATGGGGGATCAAATGGGAGGAGACGGCGGCGTGCAAGTAATAAAATTCATGGCAGTGGTGGGAGGAGGATATGGACGGTGGTGGTATGTTGTGCCGCCGTAGTAATGTGTTTAGGATTGTTAGTGTACAAGCATCGTCATTCGTCTCCTCCTCCTCGTGGTAGTAATAATAAGATATTAAATTCCAGTTGGAATTGGAATGacggaagaagaagaagagacaCGATCACTTATCAACAAATCCtcaat GAACATGATAAAGTAGCATCATCAAATCATCATCAACGGCGGGAATTCCCCAACCCTGTTCTTGCTTACGTTACACCTTG GAATTCAAAGGGATATGAAGCTGCAAAGGACTTTCACTCCAAACTCACACACATTTCACCCGTCTGGTATCATCTCCAAAG CCAAGGCCCTGATTATGTCCTGCACGGAAAACATAATGTTGATCCACAATGGATTTCAGATCTCAGATCGTTCAACCCAACCCATCCACTG ATTTTGCCCAGAATTGTACTCGAGGCTATTCCCATGGATATGCTAAATAACAACAAGCAGAGGGCTAAAGTAATTGACCTCATCATTGCCGAATGCAA GGAGATGGATTTTGATGGCATAGTACTAGAATCTTGGTCAAGATGGGCTGCATATGGTGTCTTGCATGATCCACACATGCGGAATATG GCCCTGCTGTTCATAAAAAAACTTGGACAGGCCATGCATGCTGTCTTTGTAAAGGAGTACAACTTGCAACTAGTATATGTTATTGGTCCACCACGTTCTGATAGGCTCCAGAAGTATGATTTTGGGCCTGAAGATCTGCAAAGCTTGAGTGATTTTGTGGATGGTTACTCCCTTATGACTTATGACTTCTCAAATCCTCAAAAACCAGGTCCCAATGCACCACTAGAGTGGGTTCACTCTACTATGCAGTTGCTCCTTGGTACCCAAACGGATGGCTCTAAAAAGTTGGCTCAGAAAATATTTCTAGGCATCAACTTTTACGGGAATGATTTTGTTCTTCAAGGAG GCATAGGTGGTGGGCCTATTCTTGGAAGAGACTATCTTTCTCTGTTGGAGAAGCATAAGCCTCAACTACAATGGGAGAAAAAAAGTGCAGAGCATTTCTTCCTGTATTCAGATAAAAATCAACATGTGAAGCACGTCGTGTTCTACCCATCTCTGTTGTCTATAGCAATGCGACTGGATGAAGCCCGCTCGTGGGGTGCTGGCATTTCCATATGGGAAATCGGTCAAGGTTTAGATTATTTCTTTGATCTTCT AAGAGCTGCTAGTTTTATTGTTTCCTTGTATGTTATGAGTGGCTTATGCATAAACGGTGAGTACATAGAAGTTATCGTTGCTGATATCCTGGATTTCGAGCCTTTGTATATTCATTTAGATATACCGTATACGAGTCAGGAAAGCACATTAGTAAAAACCAGTAATGTATATTGTGCAAAG TATTATCATCATCCTATGGAAGCCCTGAATGCAGCAGCAGGAGGTCTTGTTGTGTTGAAACCCATTTTTTGTGTTGCAAAAGCAGAACCCAGAAAGCAACTCCTCAAAATCCCAAAACCTAACCAATTCCATGGCAAAAGCAGTAGTTTAGTCcttttatcttcttcttcttctttttgttgTTCTGTTTTTAGCTCTGCTTTTGCAAGAGCACTTACTTATGAAGAAGCACTTAATCAGTCAACAACAACATCTGACTCACCACCAGATTTCGATGTCAGTGGTGTTGTTGACAGCTTAATCAGTTTCGGTGTTGAAAATCCGGTGGTGGTTGCTGCTGGTGCTGCCTTGTTGGCACTTCCAATCATTCTTTCGCAAGTATTTGGaggtagtagtagtagtaagtCTTGGGGAGTTCAGACTGCAAGAGTTGCTTATGACAAGTTGGGTGATGATGTAAGTGCCCAGTTGCTTGATATCAGGCCTACTTCTGAGATAAGGGCAGTTGGTGGTCCAGATATCAGAGGTTTGAACAAGAAGCCAGTTACGGTTGCTTATAATGGCGATGATAAACAAGGCTTCTTAAAGAAGCTAGCTTTCAAGTTTAAACAACCAGAGGACACCACATTGTTTATTTTGGATAA ATTCGATGGGAGTTCTGAACTTGTGGCAGAGTTGGTCACAGTAAATGGCTTCAAAGCTGCATTTGCTATAAAAGACGGTGCAGAAGGACCCCGTGGATGGATG AACAGTGGTCTTCCTTGGATATTACCCAAAAAATCACTCGCCTTTGATTTTGGCAGTTTAACCGATGCAATTGATGGTGTATTTGGT GAGGGTTCTGAGGCTGTCTCTATAATTTTGGGCATCGCTGCAGCTACCGGACTAAGTTTGTTAGCATTTACCGAG GTTGAAACAATACTCGAGGTCTTGGGTTCCGCAGCATTGGTGCAACTTGTCAGCAAGAAGCTACTATTTGCAGAG GATCGGAAAAAAACTCTCCAAGAATTCAATGATTTTGTGACCTCAAAAATTGGACCCAAAGAGCTCCTAGATGATATCAAG GACATTGGGAAAGCGCTTCTACCACCTGTAACTAGCAAAGTACTTCCTGCCCCAGCAACGACCAGCAAAGAGGCGGTTGTCGAGTCCACCAACTCTGACCCACCTGAAGTAAAAATAGAAGCAGCAACACCATTAGTGCCCCCTGCACAAGTCAATGCGGTCCCTAAAGTAGACGTCAAAGAAGAAGAACTTCCAAAACCAACACGCTCTCTTTCACCATACCCTTAT TATCCTGATCTCAAACCTCCAACATCTCCTACTCCTTCAAGGCCATAG
- the LOC122599973 gene encoding cyclic nucleotide-gated ion channel 1-like isoform X2 has translation MKFKHERYVRFKEDTILSGEQYSDSSSSYYDRPPRNGYGRIVQLPSLILSGFKHRGFKSSSNHHHGSPKEASANKKKMMTLDPQGSFLQKWNKVFVIISIIAVSLDPLFFYIPVINSDENCLGLDNHMKIISCVLRTVIDLLYLLHIIFEFRTGFIAPSSRVFGRGELIDDSFAIARRYLCSYFMVDILSILPLPQVTILIIIPTRKGPISLVTKDLLKFVIFSQYIPRFIRIIPLYTEVTRTSGIFTETPWAGAALNLFIYMLGSHIIGSFWYLFSIDREDDCWRAACKANDACDVNYLYCGEDRKGTGDYSFLSTSCPRLQPDQIQNPSDFDFGIFLDAFESHVVETKDFPKKFLYCFWWGLRNLSSLGQNLKTSKYVWEMLFAISISILGLVLFSFLIGNMQKYLQSMTVRVEEMRVKRRDAELWMSHRLLPDDLRERVRRYEQYKWQENRGVDEESLIRNLPKDLRRDIKRHLCLSLLMRVPMFEIMDERLLDAMSDCLKPVLYTENSYIVREGDPVDEMLFVMRGELLTMTTNGGRTGFFNSIFLKAGDFCGDELLTWALDPNLSTSLPISTRTVRPVTDVEAFALKADDLKFVASQFRRLHSKRLQHTFSNGGHGELVLYRWHGADTVEGSKRRPCGRKKRDYRMH, from the exons ATGAAGTTCAAGCATGAAAGATATGTAAG GTTTAAGGAGGATACAATTCTTAGCGGGGAGCAATATTCTGATAGTAGTAGCAGTTATTATGATCGCCCGCCAAGAAATGGTTATGGACGAATCGTCCAACTGCCATCTTTAATATTAAGCGGATTTAAGCACCGTGGCTTCAAGAGTAGTAGTAACCATCACCATGGGTCGCCTAAAGAAGCATCTGcaaataagaaaaagatgatgACCCTAGACCCACAGGGCTCTTTTCTTCAAAAGTGGAACAAAGTATTTGTCATCATTAGCATCATTGCTGTCTCCTTAGACCCGCTGTTCTTTTACATTCCTGTTATTAACAGCGACGAAAACTGCCTCGGTTTAGACAACCATATGAAGATTATCTCCTGTGTTCTTCGAACTGTGATTGATCTCCTTTACCTTCTCCACATAATCTTCGAGTTCCGCACTGGGTTTATCGCTCCTTCTTCTAGAGTGTTTGGAAGGGGTGAACTGATCGACGACTCTTTTGCTATTGCAAGGCGATACTTGTGCTCTTACTTCATGGTGGACATATTGTCAATCCTTCCCCTTCCCCAGGTGACCATTTTGATCATCATACCAACCAGAAAGGGACCGATTTCATTGGTCACTAAGGATTTGCTCAAGTTTGTCATCTTTTCTCAGTATATCCCACGATTTATTCGGATCATTCCGCTATATACAGAAGTGACTAGGACTTCTGGCATATTTACTGAGACCCCCTGGGCGGGAGCTGCTCTCAATCTCTTTATCTATATGCTAGGCAGTCAT ATAATCGGATCCTTCTGGTATTTATTCTCAATAGACAGGGAAGATGACTGCTGGCGTGCTGCATGCAAGGCTAATGACGCCTGTGATGTCAATTATCTATACTGTGGAGAGGACCGTAAGGGTACTGGAGACTATTCATTTCTAAGTACATCTTGCCCCCGTCTTCAACCAGATCAAATACAAAATCCATCAGATTTTGACTTTGGCATATTTCTTGATGCTTTCGAGTCTCACGTGGTGGAAACCAAAGATTTCCCAAAAAAGTTCTTGTACTGCTTTTGGTGGGGTTTAAGAAATTTAAG CTCACTTGGTCAGAACCTCAAGACAAGTAAGTACGTGTGGGAGATGCTATTCGCCATCTCCATCTCCATTCTGGGATTGGTCTTGTTTTCATTTCTGATTGGCAACATGCAG AAATATCTTCAATCTATGACTGTAAGGGTAGAAGAAATGAGGGTAAAACGGAGGGATGCAGAGCTGTGGATGTCTCATCGCTTGCTACCTGATGATCTAAGGGAGCGTGTGAGGCGCTATGAACAATACAAATGGCAAGAAAACCGGGGAGTCGATGAAGAATCTCTCATTCGCAACCTGCCCAAAGACTTGAGAAGGGACATAAAGCGTCATCTTTGCTTGTCTCTACTTATGAGA GTGCCGATGTTTGAAATTATGGATGAGCGGTTGTTGGATGCAATGAGCGACTGCCTGAAGCCAGTTCTTTACACAGAGAATAGCTACATAGTCCGAGAGGGGGATCCGGTAGATGAGATGCTATTTGTCATGCGTGGAGAGTTGCTAACCATGACCACCAACGGTGGAAGAACAGGATTCTTTAACTCTATCTTTCTTAAAGCAGGTGACTTCTGCGGAGATGAACTTCTCACATGGGCATTGGATCCAAACTTGTCTACAAGTCTACCCATCTCAACCAGAACGGTGAGACCAGTGACAGATGTAGAAGCTTTTGCTTTAAAGGCTGATGACCTCAAGTTTGTCGCCTCTCAGTTTAGACGTCTACACAGCAAGCGCCTCCAGCATACTTTTAG CAATGGAGGACATGGGGAGCTTGTTTTATACAGGTGGCATGGCGCAGACACTGTAGAAGGAAGCAAGAGAAGGCCTTGTGGGAGGAAGAAAAGAGACTACAGGATGCATTAG